A portion of the Haliaeetus albicilla chromosome 5, bHalAlb1.1, whole genome shotgun sequence genome contains these proteins:
- the MGAT2 gene encoding alpha-1,6-mannosyl-glycoprotein 2-beta-N-acetylglucosaminyltransferase — MRLRIYKRKVLLLALALAVCALALWGSGGGGGRRRQQQQQQQRGGTGSTGEPPRVSDPPPRRPAVINASAASLESPVLTENGTLSYRSLVYRLNFDQPVRNAGRFPARSAAAADVVLVVQVHDRAEHLRLLLESLRRAAGVENVLLVLSHDLWAEELNRLAARVDFCPVLQVFFPFSIQLYPREFPGHDPRDCPRDVGKAAALRLGCINAEYPDSFGHYREARFSQTKHHWWWKLHFVWERVRALREHAGPVLFLEEDHYLAPDFYHVLKKLWALRERECPECQIVSLGTYSPVRGGFAGRADKVEMKTWKSTEHNMGMAFGRDTYQKLIECTDAFCTYDDYNWDWTLQHLTVSCLPKFWKVLVPEIPRIFHTGDCGMHHKKSCRPSTQSAKIDSLLNSNQQYLFPETMSVSKRYSMAPLSPHVKNGGWGDIRDHELCKSYRRLQ; from the coding sequence ATGCGGCTGCGGATCTACAAGCGGAAGGTGTTGCTGCTGGCGCTGGCGCTGGCGGTCTGCGCGCTGGCGCTGTggggaagcggcggcggcggcgggcggaggcggcagcagcaacagcagcagcaacggGGCGGTACCGGTAGCACCGGGGAGCCGCCGCGGGTCAGCGacccgccgccgcgccgccccgccgtTATTAACGCTTCGGCTGCATCTTTAGAGTCGCCGGTGCTGACGGAGAACGGGACGCTGAGTTACCGCTCGCTCGTTTACCGATTGAACTTCGACCAACCGGTGCGGAACGCCGGGCGCTTCCCGGCGCggtccgccgccgccgccgacgTGGTGCTGGTGGTGCAGGTGCACGATCGAGCCGAGCACCTGCGGTTGCTGCTGGAGTCGCtgcggcgggcggcgggagtGGAGAAcgtgctgctggtgctgagccACGACCTGTGGGCCGAGGAGCTCAACCGGCTGGCGGCACGCGTGGACTTCTGCCCCGTCCTGCAGGTCTTCTTCCCCTTCAGCATCCAGCTCTACCCCCGCGAATTCCCCGGCCACGACCCCCGCGACTGCCCCCGCGACGTGGGCAAGGCGGCCGCCCTGCGCCTGGGCTGCATCAACGCCGAGTACCCCGACTCCTTCGGGCACTACCGCGAAGCTCGCTTCTCCCAAACCAAGCACCACTGGTGGTGGAAGCTGCATTTCGTCTGGGAGCGGGTGCGGGCGCTGCGGGAGCACGCCGGGCCCGTCCTCTTCCTCGAGGAGGACCACTACCTGGCGCCCGACTTCTACCACGTCCTCAAAAAGCTCTGGGCCCTGCGCGAGCGGGAGTGCCCCGAGTGCCAGATCGTCTCCCTGGGCACCTACAGCCCCGTGCGCGGCGGCTTCGCCGGCCGCGCCGACAAGGTGGAGATGAAGACGTGGAAGTCCACCGAGCACAACATGGGCATGGCCTTCGGCAGAGACACCTACCAGAAGCTCATCGAGTGCACGGACGCCTTCTGCACCTACGATGACTACAACTGGGACTGGACTCTGCAGCACTTGACTGTCTCTTGTCTTCCAAAGTTCTGGAAAGTGCTGGTTCCCGAAATCCCCAGGATTTTTCACACAGGGGACTGCGGCATGCACCACAAGAAATCCTGCAGACCGTCCACCCAGAGTGCCAAAATCGACTCTCTCTTGAACAGCAACCAACAGTACCTGTTTCCCGAAACGATGAGTGTCAGTAAAAGGTACTCCATGGCACCCCTTTCCCCTCATGTGAAAAACGGAGGGTGGGGAGATATTAGGGACCACGAACTCTGTAAAAGTTACCGCAGACTTCAGTGA